Genomic window (Allostreptomyces psammosilenae):
CGATCACCTCCTCCACGATGGCGTTCTCCAGCGACTGGCCCACCAGGATCGGGATGCGCCACCACACGTCCGGCAGCGTGGACGGCACCACCGTGAGGTTGGCCCCCGAGGCCCGCGCGCCCAGGTAGAGCAGCAGGCCGGTGCCGCCGATCGCGGCGGCCACCGCCGTGCCCCGGCCCAGGTCGCCGAGCGGCCGGCGCAGGTCGCAGCCCAGGCTGGTGCGCAGCGAGCCGCCCTCCCGGAGGAGCAGGTAGGCGACGAGCGCCACCGGCACCAGGGCGGCGCCGATGTAGTACAGCTGCCAGGCGAGGTCCAGCCAGGGGCGTCCGGGGGCGGCGGAGCCGGCCAGCACCGCCTGCTGGGCCGCCAGCCCCTCCGGGCGGGTCACCGAACCCACGAAGCTGAGCAGGGCCCGCACCCCCGAGGCGCCCAGGGACACCCCGAGGACCAGCAGCAGTTCGACGCCGGCCAGCCGGCGCGGCAGCGGGGTCGGGGCCGCCGCCGGGGCGCCGGGCGTGCGGTCGGCTTCGCCGGCGGACGGTCGCGCGGCGGCGGTCCGCCCGGGGGAGGCGGTGTCGGGATGGTCGTCGAAGGTCGCCACGCGGGCACCGTACCGGACCGGGCGGCCGGCTCCCGCGACTCAGGGCACCGGCCAGGTGTGCACCGGTGCGCCGGTGGCGGCGTGCGCCATGTAGTCACGGGTCATCGCCGCCAGCGCCGCGCCCCGGTCGAGGCCGGATCGTTCGCGGTGGTGCCGGGCGGTGCGCACCTGCCACTCGGCGCCGTTGGTGCGCCGCAGGCAGCGCTGCTCGATGACGCCGAGGTAGCGGTCGCGGTCCGCCGGATCGATTCGCCAGGCGTCCAGGCCCCGCCGGGCCAGCGGCAGGAGCTGGTCGAGCACCAGGCGGTGCACCGGCTGCCGCCGAACCGCGGGGGCGCTCCGCCCGCCGCGCCGGGCCCGCCCGGCGCCGTCCGGCCAGTACAGCTCCGCCTCG
Coding sequences:
- a CDS encoding CPBP family intramembrane glutamic endopeptidase, whose protein sequence is MATFDDHPDTASPGRTAAARPSAGEADRTPGAPAAAPTPLPRRLAGVELLLVLGVSLGASGVRALLSFVGSVTRPEGLAAQQAVLAGSAAPGRPWLDLAWQLYYIGAALVPVALVAYLLLREGGSLRTSLGCDLRRPLGDLGRGTAVAAAIGGTGLLLYLGARASGANLTVVPSTLPDVWWRIPILVGQSLENAIVEEVIVLGFLVHRLRGMGWGWSSVVATSSLVRGSYHLYQGIGGFVGNVAMGVVFCFLYRRWGRVMPLLVAHALIDIVAFVGFVLLAGRVSWLPTG